GAACAGGTAGGGAACTATGACGCGCCTCCACACGGTCGACGGCCGAGCGGGCCGTACGCCGTCACGCGTCCCCCTTCTCACCTCCCGTCTGCACATCGACCTGCTGCGCGTCTGCAGCGCCATCGGTCTCCAGCGCTGACCCGGGCCTGTCGCCGGCCCCCGCACGCGCCCGTCGCCGGCCGACCGTGTGCAGTCGCCTGTCGCCTGTCGCCTGTCGCCTGTCGCCTGTCGCCTGTCGTCCGTCAACGGTCGACCGTCACCCGTCGTTCGTCGTCTGTTGTCCGTCGTTCGTCGACTGTCTTCTGCCGACTGTCGTCCGTCGACGAACGCCTTCCGCCGCGCAACCGCCCGCGCATCCGTTCGCGCGCACGCACCAGGGGAGACGCATGTCCATCGCTTCGCTCGCCACCGTCCCGGCCACGCCCTGCACCGCCACCCCTCGTACCGCCACCCGCCGTGCCGCGCCCTCGTTCCGGGGCCGGATCGGCCAGGACGCGCGCAGCGGCCACTACGCGGTGCCGCACCGCTACCGGCTCCACCTGTCCACCGGCTGCGCGGACGGGCTGCGCCTCGCGGTCGGCCACAGCCTGCTGGGTCTCGACGCCGTCTGTCCGGTCGTCTTCCTGCCCGCGCTGCCGGACCGGCCCGACGGCGGCCACTCGGCCCTGCGCCCGCTGTACGAGGCGAGCGCCCACCACTGGACCGGGCCCGCGCTCGCGCCGGTGCTCAGCGACGACTGGGCCGGACGCATCGTCAGCAACCACGCCCCGGACATCCTGCGCGACCTGGACCGCTTCCCGCGCGAGGGCCGGTTCTCCCTGTACCCGTGCGGTACGGAGAGCCGGATCGACGCCGTCGAACGGCTCTGCTCCGAGGGTGTCCTGCAGGCCGCTCGGTGCGCCGCGCGGCCCGGCGCGGACCCCGCCGAGCGTGCGGCCGCCCTGGACGTGCTGCTGGACACGCTGGGCCGGCTGGAGCGGCACCTGGAGGGGGAGGAGTACGTCGTCGACGGGCGGCTCACCGCCGCCGACGT
Above is a genomic segment from Streptomyces collinus Tu 365 containing:
- a CDS encoding glutathione S-transferase C-terminal domain-containing protein, which encodes MSIASLATVPATPCTATPRTATRRAAPSFRGRIGQDARSGHYAVPHRYRLHLSTGCADGLRLAVGHSLLGLDAVCPVVFLPALPDRPDGGHSALRPLYEASAHHWTGPALAPVLSDDWAGRIVSNHAPDILRDLDRFPREGRFSLYPCGTESRIDAVERLCSEGVLQAARCAARPGADPAERAAALDVLLDTLGRLERHLEGEEYVVDGRLTAADVELWVALVRLYTVHRHHLDASAARRVAGHPVLWAHVRRLTDLPAFGGHLGPDGVDRPAAGV
- a CDS encoding putative leader peptide: MTRLHTVDGRAGRTPSRVPLLTSRLHIDLLRVCSAIGLQR